In Malaclemys terrapin pileata isolate rMalTer1 chromosome 10, rMalTer1.hap1, whole genome shotgun sequence, the following are encoded in one genomic region:
- the ALPK3 gene encoding alpha-protein kinase 3 isoform X3 — protein MDRYCGLPKYEIFRHGNRHTLQLYKCREDDAAIYQASARNTKGIVSCSGVLEVGTMTEYKIHQRWFAKLKQKAEAKLHEIEQSRKRGKENMEVEKLRTSPERFQRKRRLTGDLNLRSGVSLWEKEDVAKVHVADPKSRLREDVAEPKEPSLNATAGFSNNFLTRPLDAEVTTNGDSSMESGEENGNSFFTYIYETVEEITTKPTTRESFAKKKKKKGEESAALLAAKQEVSSQENGLIESQNLSQSQRNAPSVALPGSMQSVAAISQLVGDIPEVKELGTPSSQDAETGKPQPCSLPSRGDTYFSLTEMYLESGAKHVMEEKMPQAPEEAKNGAQLQSPAVNINRQRETPPPASEVFLVGAVAGKEQKGQPVEQELEGNEAIGTKLTKKESELPGNLNQKRVEPPSRTLELSSEMRHSLLMGNASGTPCISSCKNVQETDLLDSVQPNTKQPFQHTTPSLNQVAPCLDGSQLRQEAGGSLLQGSLEEQVVFKVPCEAREAVKQVLSSTSNLKHSALEPTEDTNPQASQLKELTRGKPICMERETEQSQQPASPMPRGTGMLKISQESSQRPPAGSPGLTQPSWVEHPPWKEEGAGHFLNFPGKETQQRPTPSEENEELATAGSALKKASSMPGGKAPLKPPACWSGMGEGEKIAQPLTAETEPAGSWLGDSLSCTEVEESPVEPSHETSQQAARVVGGMSWVPKQAAPVSTQVSKEELCPVAIAKISESLEAPGSASPSPVKEAPADGKQSAAQLPGDVKREMETRKTNESAPMLAATPHRERFPVSTAMERSAKLAPVSLTPESGEESEQRAVTPGKEPAAAAERSSITSTGTSELKTEVPLTPRAEERTPDGEVSLEHKVQHRNLVSSLKNYLLLLLKMSSSEPDKSKAPIKKDTETEEEGSQPAGEEKALLEVGIAGLSPSTSRKILERVQNNQLFQSAESLHLSPRTSRRLTGMINQELVTSKEALGISPLACRTLPAREASEPERSALLSVPSIVVGNVPLEGTGQADDGLSDLHLESSTKENSSDLVAALPCATPEELASGARRKIYLAKSKQLEEAEAAASESQVHLKRDSPTVSPRQSRKNPALLQAPVPALSPPMDRHSPTLPRKMATLEVPKAYEEPSEESSRTPEGPEGTKQEGQAGESRKTNNPFKAPQLIRKIRAEQFSDASGNLKLWCQFFNILSDSKLTWYKDEFPVAEARRSSGDEGQAALAIVQASRKDCGVYQCTIENEYGTDSTDFLLSAEVLSGFVSREEIEVGEEIEMTPMVFAKGLADSGYWGDKFFGRVVSEDVEVGAGFLRKAWRARIIYGLEPVFESGRTCIIKVHNLIVFGTKNENTLIEKNYDITIQECKIQNSSREYCKIFAAEARAIPDFGAVPEIIPLYLIYRPANTVPYATIEEDLAGPFERYCMKERDGSLAVQSSSEIAQKCCTFQHWLYQWTNGNILVTDMEGVGWRITNVRIATKLKGYQGLKESCFPALLDQFAAVHQCNRYCEILGLKSLESLQQPAKPKGSKSPSLGRKAPSAQSSPQLQKKGLASPQGTRKGAVSPKASRKSTEAGEAQPAPKHKALESDRPSQLQ, from the exons ATGCAGAGAGGATGATGCGGCCATTTACCAGGCCTCTGCTAGGAATACCAAAGGCATCGTGTCCTGTTCCGGTGTCCTGGAAGTGGGAACCATGACGGAGTATAAAATACATCAGAGGTGGTTTGCCAAACTCAAGCAAAAGGCTGAAGCCAAGTTGCATGAAATAGAGCAGAGCCGAAAACGAGGGAAAGAAAACATGGAGGTGGAGAAGCTGAGGACAAGTCCTGAGAGATTCCAGCGAAAGCGCCGGCTGACTGGGGATCTGAACCTGCGTTCAGGTGTCTCCCTATGGGAGAAGGAAGATGTAGCAAAGGTGCATGTTGCGGATCCTAAGTCAAGGTTACGGGAAGATGTTGCTGAGCCCAAGGAGCCATCCTTAAATGCAACCGCTGGATTTTCAAACAACTTCCTAACAAGGCCTCTGGATGCAGAGGTGACCACCAATGGAGACTCCTCTATGGAAAGTGGGGAGGAAAATGGAAATAGCTTTTTCACATACATCTATGAGACGGTGGAGGAAATAACTACCAAGCCCACCACCAGAGAGTCCTTtgctaaaaagaagaaaaagaagggggAAGAGTCTGCTGCTCTCTTGGCAGCAAAACAGGAAGTTTCAAGTCAAGAAAATGGGCTGATAGAGAGCCAAAATCtctcccaaagtcaaagaaatgcCCCTTCTGTTGCCCTGCCAGGGAGCATGCAGTCAGTAGCTGCAATCAGCCAGCTggtgggagacattccagaagtcAAAGAACTTGGAACGCCCAGCAGTCAGGATGCTGAAACTGGCAAACCTCAGCCATGTTCCCTGCCTTCCAGGGGTGACACTTACTTCTCCTTGACAGAGATGTATCTTGAGAGTGGAGCAAAACATGTAATGGAAGAGAAGATGCCACAAGCCCCAGAAGAAGCCAAGAATGGGGCTCAGCTGCAGTCTCCGGCTGTGAACATTAACAGGCAAAGAGAAACTCCTCCCCCAGCATCTGAGGTGTTCCTGGTAGGGGCTGTGGCAGGAAAGGAGCAGAAAGGCCAACCTGTAGAACAGGAACTGGAGGGGAATGAGGCCATAGGTACAAAGTTAACCAAAAAGGAAAGTGAACTGCCTGGGAATTTAAACCAGAAGAGAGTTGAGCCTCCTAGCAGGACCCTGGAACTGAGCTCTGAGATGCGGCACTCCCTCCTAATGGGAAATGCATCAGGGACTCCTTGCATCTCCTCATGCAAAAACGTCCAAGAAACAGACTTGCTGGACTCTGTACAACCAAACACCAAGCAGCCCTTTCAGCATACTACTCCATCTCTGAATCAAGTGGCCCCGTGTCTGGATGGGTCCCAGCTGAGACAGGAGGCAGGAGGAAGCTTGCTTCAGGGCTCCTTGGAAGAACAGGTGGTCTTCAAAGTGCCGTGTGAG GCTCGGGAGGCAGTGAAGCAGGTGTTGTCCTCAACCAGCAACCTGAAACATTCAGCGTTGGAGCCAACGGAGGACACTAATCCTCAAGCCAGCCAATTAAAGGAGCTCACAAGAGGGAAGCCCATCtgcatggagagagagacagagcagtcTCAACAGCCAGCCAGCCCGATGCCACGAGGAACAGGGATGCTGAAAATAAGCCAAGAGAGTTCACAGAGGCCTCCTGCTGGTTCTCCTGGCCTCACACAGCCCAGCTGGGTGGAACATCCACCTTGGaaagaggagggagcagggcattTTCTGAATTTCCCAGGCAAAGAGACCCAGCAAAGACCAACTCCAAGTGAGGAGAATGAGGAGCTAGCTACAGCTGGGTCAGCATTGAAGAAAGCAAGTAGTATGCCTGGAGGCAAAGCCCCACTTAAACCACCTGCCTGCTGGAGTGGAATGGGGGAGGGTGAGAAGATTGCTCAGCCATTAACTGCAGAAACAGAGCCAGCTGGAAGCTGGTTAGGGGACAGCTTGTCCTGCACAGAGGTAGAGGAAAGCCCTGTGGAGCCCTCCCATGAGACCTCACAGCAAGCAGCCAGAGTGGTGGGTGGGATGTCCTGGGTGCCTAAACAGGCAGCTCCGGTCTCCACCCAAGTGAGTAAGGAAGAGCTGTGTCCCGTTGCCATTGCAAAGATCTCCGAGTCTCTGGAAGCACCAGGCTCAGCTTCCCCTTCTCCAGTCAAAGAAGCCCCTGCTGATGGGAAACAATCGGCAGCCCAGCTGCCAGGTGACGTGAAAAGAGAAATGGAGACTAGGAAAACAAATGAATCTGCACCAATGCTGGCTGCCACGCCTCACCGCGAGCGGTTTCCAGTCAGCACCGCCATGGAGCGCAGTGCCAAGCTGGCACCTGTGTCACTGACTCCTGAGAGTGGGGAGGAAAGTGAGCAGAGAGCTGTGACACCAGGCAAAGAGCCAGCGGCTGCAGCTGAGAGAAGCAGCATAACCTCTACAGGTACATCTGAACTGAAAACGGAGGTGCCACTCACTCCGCGGGCTGAAGAGAGAACTCCAGATGGGGAGGTATCCCTGGAGCACAAAGTACAGCACAGAAACCTAGTGTCATCCTTGAAGAAttatttacttctgcttttaaaaatgtcctCGTCGGAGCCAGATAAAAGTAAGGCCCCCATAAAGAAGGACACTGAGACTGAAGAGGAGGGGAGCCAGCCTGCTGGGGAGGAGAAAGCACTGCTGGAAGTGGGCATTGCAGGGCTAAGCCCCAGCACATCAAGGAAAATCTTAGAAAGGGTGCAAAATAACCAACTCTTCCAAAGTGCAGAGAGCTTGCATTTAAGCCCCAGAACGTCTAGAAGGCTCACGGGAATGATTAACCAAGAGTTAGTTACCAGCAAAGAGGCTCTGGGTATCAGTCCTTTAGCATGTAGGACGCTGCCAGCCAGGGAGGCATCTGAACCAGAACGGTctgccctgctctctgtcccttcTATCGTGGTGGGTAACGTGCCCCTGGAGGGAACAGGCCAGGCAGACGATGGACTTTCTGATCTGCATCTCGAAAGCAGCACGAAGGAGAACTCCAGCGACCTGGTTGCAGCATTACCTTGTGCCACACCAGAGGAGCTTGCCTCCGGGGCTCGACGCAAGATATACTTGGCCAAAAGCaagcagctggaggaggcagaggctgcAGCCTCGGAGAGCCAAGTGCATCTGAAGAGGGACAGCCCTACTGTGTCTCCCCGACAGTCCAGGAAGAACCCAGCTCTGTTACAAGCCCCTGTCCCAGCTTTGTCTCCTCCTATGGACCGAcactccccaaccctccccagaAAGATGGCGACACTTGAAGTTCCTAAGGCGTACGAGGAGCCCTCAGAGGAAAGCAGTAGGACCCCGGAAGGCCCTGAAGGCACCAagcaggaaggacaggcaggggagtcaaggaaaacaaacaacccaTTTAAAG CCCCCCAACTGATTCGTAAGATCAGAGCAGAACAATTTTCTGATGCATCAGGAAACCTAAAACTTTGGTGCCAGTTCTTCAATATTTTGAGTGACTCGAAGCTGACGTGGTACAAGGACGAGTTCCCTGTAGCAGAAGCCAGACGGAG ctcAGGTGATGAGGGGCAGGCAGCCCTGGCCATTGTGCAGGCATCCCGGAAGGACTGTGGCGTGTACCAGTGCACCATCGAGAATGAGTATGGCACCGACTCCACCGACTTCCTGCTCAGTGCAGAAG TGCTGTCGGGATTTGTCTCCAGAGAAGAAATTGAAG TCGGCGAGGAGATCGAAATGACCCCCATGGTGTTCGCCAAGGGCCTGGCCGACTCAGGCTACTGGGGGGACAAGTTCTTTGGGCGCGTTGTGAGCGAGGACGTGGAGGTGGGCGCTGGCTTCCTGCGCAAAGCCTGGCGTGCCAGGATAATCTACGGCCTGGAGCCCGTCTTCGAGTCCGGCCGGACCTGCATCATCAAAGTGCACAACCTCATCGTCTTCGGGACCAAGAATGAGAACACGCTCATCGAGAAGAACTACGACATCACCATCCAG GAGTGCAAAATCCAGAACTCGAGCCGGGAGTACTGCAAGATCTTTGCTGCTGAAGCACGGGCCATCCCAGACTTCGGGGCAGTGCCCGA GATCATCCCTCTGTATCTCATTTACCGACCTGCCAACACTGTCCCGTACGCCACCATCGAGGAGGACCTGGCAGGGCCCTTTGAGCGTTACTGCATGAAGGAGCGGGACGGCAGCCTGGCTGTTCAGAGCAGCTCAGAGATTGCGCAAAAGTGCTGCACCTTCCAGCACTGGCTCTACCAGTGGACAAATGGAAACATCCTTGTGACCGACATGGAAG GCGTTGGGTGGAGGATCACAAACGTGAGGATAGCTACAAAGCTGAAAGG GTACCAGGGGCTGAAGGAGAGCTGCTTCCCGGCCCTGCTGGACCAGTTTGCTGCTGTCCACCAGTGTAACCGCTATTGTGAGATCCTGGGCCTGAAGAGTCTGGAGAGCCTGCAGCAGCCAGCCAAGCCCAAGGGCTCCAAGAGCCCCTCCCTGGGCAGGAAGGCCCCctcagcccagtccagcccccagctGCAGAAGAAAGGCCTGGCAAGCCCCCAGGGCACCCGGAAGGGCGCCGTGAGCCCCAAAGCCTCCCGGAAATCCACTGAAGCTGGGGAGGCCCAGCCGGCCCCGAAGCACAAAGCGCTGGAGAGCGACAGGCCCAGCCAGCTGCAGTAG